A genomic region of Alligator mississippiensis isolate rAllMis1 chromosome 4, rAllMis1, whole genome shotgun sequence contains the following coding sequences:
- the DLD gene encoding dihydrolipoyl dehydrogenase, mitochondrial — MQGWSRVSGAFARRSCFSRVQHGLPGVCTVPQRTFAEQVDADVTVIGSGPGGYVAAIKAAQLGFKAVCVEKNETLGGTCLNVGCIPSKALLNNSHLYHLAHGKDFASRGIEVTGLRLNLEKMMEQKSGAVKALTGGIAHLFKQNKVVHVSGFGKITGKNQVTATKEDGSTQLINTKNILIATGSEVAPFPGIMIDEDTIVSSTGALSLKQVPEKMVVIGAGVIGVELGSVWQRLGAEVTAVEFLGHVGGMGIDMEISKNFQRILQKQGLKFKLNTKVTGATKKPDGKIDVFIEAAAGGKAETITCDVLLVCIGRRPFTKNLGLEDLGVELDNKGRIPVNTRFQTKIPNIYAIGDVVAGPMLAHKAEDEGILCVEGMAGGAVHIDYNCVPSVIYTHPEVAWVGKSEEQLKEEGIEYKIGKFPFAANSRAKTNADTDGMVKILSQKSTDRMLGAHILGAGAGEMVNEAALAMEYGASCEDVARVCHAHPTVSEAFREANLAASFGKAINF; from the exons ATGCAGGGTTGGAGCCGTGTCAGCGGGGCCTTCGCCCGG AGAAGCTGTTTTAGCCGAGTCCAGCATGGCCTTCCAGGGGTTTGCACAGTGCCGCAGAGGACCTTTGCAGAGCAAG TTGACGCAGATGTTACAGTCATTGGTTCTGGTCCTGGAGGCTACGTTGCTGCTATCAAAGCAGCTCAACTTGGTTTTAAG GCTGTCTGTGTAGAGAAAAATGAAACCCTGGGTGGAACCTGTCTGAATGTTGGATGCATTCCTTCCAAG GCTTTGCTGAACAACTCGCATCTGTATCATTTGGCCCACGGAAAGGATTTTGCTAGTAGAGGAATTGAAG TTACAGGACTCCGCTTGAATTTAGAGAAGATGATGGAGCAGAAGAGTGGTGCAGTGAAGGCCTTAACAGGTGGAATTGCCCATTTATTTAAACAGAATAAG GTTGTTCATGTATCTGGGTTTGGAAAAATAACTGGCAAAAACCAAGTCACAGCAACCAAAGAAGATGGCAGCACTCAACTTATCAATACAAAGAACATCCTTATAGCCACAGGTTCAGAAGTTGCTCCCTTTCCTGGAATTATG ATTGATGAAGACACTATTGTATCATCTACTGGTGCGCTGTCTCTAAAGCAAGTTCCTGAAAAGATGGTTGTCATTGGTGCAGGAGTCATTGGCGTAGAATTG GGTTCCGTGTGGCAGCGTCTTGGTGCAGAAGTGACAGCTGTTGAGTTCTTGGGCCACGTTGGTGGAATGGGGATCGATATGGAGATTTCTAAAAACTTTCAGCGTATTCTTCAAAAACAAGGACTTAAGTTTAAACTGAATACCAAAGTTACTGGTGCTACCAAGAAGCCAGATGGGAAGATAGATGTTTT TATtgaagctgctgctggtgggaaGGCAGAAACCATCACCTGTGATGTACTTCTAGTTTGTATTGGTCGACGCCCCTTCACTAAGAACCTTGGTCTGGAAGATCTTGGAGTTGAGCTTGATAACAAGGGTAGAATTCCAGTCAATACTAGATTCCAAACAAAAATTCCAAA CATCTATGCTATTGGTGATGTAGTTGCTGGACCTATGCTGGCTCACAAAGCAGAGGATGAAGGCATTCtttgtgtggaggggatggcaggaggtgcTGTTCATATTGACTACAACTGTGTGCCCTCAGTGATCTACACACATCCGGAAGTTGCCTGGGTTGGCAAATCAGAGGAACAGTTGAAAGAGGAG GGGATAGAGTACAAAATCGGGAAGTTTCCATTTGCTGCTAACAGCAGAGCAAAGACGAATGCTGATACTGATGGCATGGTGAAGATACTTAGTCAGAAATCAACAGACCGGATGCTGGGTGCACACATTCTTGGTGCA GGTGCTGGAGAGATGGTTAATGAAGCTGCTCTTGCTATGGAATACGGAGCATCATGTGAAGATGTGGCCAGAGTTTGCCATGCCCACCCA ACAGTATCAGAAGCCTTCCGGGAAGCAAACCTAGCAGCCTCTTTTGGCAAAGCTATCAACTTCTAA